A single window of Rubripirellula lacrimiformis DNA harbors:
- a CDS encoding class I SAM-dependent methyltransferase — MPCPCLAQSKKPVEESRTEYLGRTLAKPMSHLGASWLIRPERDEEESTSESFVQLKLGKGMTVCDLGCGNGYWTLPMARAVGSDGKVLAVDIQREMLHKLRERSGRLKLPQIQPVLGQIDDPKLPAGEVDLLLMVDVYHEFSHPQSMLWGIRRSLKPQGVVALLEYREEDPSVPIKPLHKMSKDQIITEYEANGMKLVREYNGLPWQHLMFFARDDSPLEKIDPMPTEQVLQKLR, encoded by the coding sequence CTGCCCTGCCCGTGTTTGGCACAATCGAAAAAGCCTGTCGAGGAATCTCGCACAGAGTATCTAGGCCGGACGCTGGCCAAACCGATGTCGCACCTGGGCGCATCATGGCTGATTCGGCCCGAACGCGACGAAGAGGAAAGCACGTCCGAATCCTTTGTGCAGCTGAAACTGGGCAAGGGAATGACGGTGTGTGATCTGGGGTGTGGCAACGGATACTGGACGCTTCCGATGGCCCGTGCGGTCGGCAGTGATGGCAAAGTCTTGGCGGTCGACATTCAACGCGAAATGCTGCACAAGCTTCGCGAACGATCGGGGCGATTGAAATTGCCGCAAATTCAGCCCGTGCTGGGCCAGATCGATGATCCCAAGCTGCCCGCCGGCGAAGTCGATCTGTTGTTGATGGTCGACGTTTACCACGAATTTTCGCATCCCCAATCGATGCTGTGGGGGATCCGGCGGTCGCTGAAACCACAGGGCGTGGTGGCGCTTTTGGAATACCGCGAAGAGGACCCATCGGTGCCGATCAAGCCGCTGCACAAAATGTCTAAGGATCAAATCATCACCGAGTACGAAGCGAACGGGATGAAGTTGGTTCGCGAGTACAACGGGTTGCCTTGGCAGCACCTGATGTTCTTTGCGCGTGACGACAGTCCGCTGGAAAAAATCGATCCGATGCCGACGGAACAAGTGCTACAGAAACTACGCTAG
- a CDS encoding outer membrane protein assembly factor BamB family protein translates to MFRPITALCIACSLLAVVAKSESPTSAGNWPAWRGPQGDGTVESTDAPTKWSESEHVRWQVAIPGRGHGSPMVFGDRVYVPTAIADPQQQCVLCFDRQTGKPVWTAIVHEGGFANRSKRSANEKASLASSTVTTDGQRLFINFLNDSAVRTTALSMDGDILWQTPVSDYELHQGYGSSPLVHGSLVLVAADNKAGGAVVGLDRETGRIVWKHDRPKKPNYSSPVVVRIGDQDQLIMTGCDLVESLDPATGKVIWSVEGATTECVTSTPSDGRLVFSSGGYPKNHIAAYAADDNGSLVWENAMRSYVPSLLLHDGHLFAVLDEGIAVCLAAADGDVIWRKRLGGTFTSSPVLVGDRIYATDEDGKTHIYLASADGFQRIAENEIGTSVFATPAISGDLIFLRFAKYVDDQRQEFLACIEN, encoded by the coding sequence ATGTTCCGACCGATCACTGCCTTGTGCATCGCTTGTTCCCTGCTTGCAGTCGTCGCAAAGTCGGAAAGTCCAACCAGTGCGGGCAATTGGCCTGCATGGCGCGGACCCCAGGGTGATGGAACGGTGGAAAGCACCGATGCACCGACCAAGTGGTCCGAAAGCGAACACGTTCGTTGGCAGGTAGCGATCCCCGGACGTGGGCATGGATCGCCGATGGTATTTGGCGACCGTGTTTACGTGCCAACTGCGATTGCGGATCCACAGCAGCAATGCGTGCTGTGTTTCGACCGCCAAACCGGAAAACCGGTCTGGACTGCGATCGTTCATGAAGGCGGATTCGCCAATCGCAGCAAGCGTTCCGCCAATGAAAAAGCTTCCTTGGCCTCGTCGACGGTCACCACGGATGGCCAGCGTTTGTTCATCAATTTCTTGAACGACAGCGCGGTTCGCACAACGGCGTTGTCGATGGACGGCGATATCCTGTGGCAAACACCCGTGTCGGATTATGAACTGCACCAAGGGTATGGTTCGTCCCCGTTGGTCCACGGATCGCTTGTACTTGTGGCGGCCGACAACAAGGCCGGCGGCGCAGTGGTCGGGCTAGACCGAGAAACCGGACGCATCGTTTGGAAACATGATCGCCCCAAGAAACCCAACTATTCGTCACCGGTCGTGGTGCGAATTGGTGATCAGGATCAGTTGATCATGACCGGCTGTGACTTGGTCGAAAGTCTGGATCCGGCGACCGGCAAAGTGATCTGGTCCGTCGAAGGGGCAACCACGGAATGTGTCACCAGCACGCCAAGTGATGGTCGTCTGGTCTTCAGTTCCGGTGGCTACCCCAAGAACCACATCGCGGCCTACGCGGCAGATGACAACGGATCGTTGGTATGGGAGAACGCAATGCGTTCTTACGTCCCATCGCTACTGTTGCACGATGGGCACCTGTTCGCAGTGCTAGACGAAGGCATCGCCGTTTGTCTGGCCGCGGCCGACGGTGACGTGATTTGGCGGAAACGCCTCGGCGGCACCTTCACCAGTTCGCCGGTATTGGTCGGTGATCGAATCTATGCAACCGACGAAGATGGCAAGACGCATATCTACCTAGCGTCGGCCGACGGTTTCCAACGAATCGCTGAAAACGAAATCGGCACCAGCGTATTCGCGACCCCGGCGATCAGTGGTGATCTGATCTTTCTGCGATTCGCCAAATACGTGGACGACCAGCGTCAAGAATTCTTGGCTTGTATCGAAAACTAA
- a CDS encoding MFS transporter produces the protein MNPVVRVQLSIMMFLQFFVWGAWYVTAPNFLQTIGFDASDLGNTYSVGPIAGLITPLLVGLIADRFFSAQKVLAILHLLGGGILFAAVAVMKGESPSPSVLNWGFFMGYMLTYYPTLALTNTIAMKNMSNPETEFPGIRVLGTIGWIAAGFALTFTGFETNAGMFYMAAGAAIALGVFSFFLPDTPPVQSDEKISVRQLFGLDALALLKDRSYAVFLISSMLICIPLAFYYQIASRVVELSRLPIGTTMSYGQISEIVFMLIMPFFFKRLGVKWMLAIGMLAWVIRYALFAVGATDQIRWMIIGGIILHGICYDFFFVTGQIYTDKKAPPAMRAQAQGLLVMLTLGLGMMIGAQVAGQIEGEHTTDEAKAFNAQVVEKTQAITDANLQGVPEETVAALVAEKDELRHQELAAIEWKQLWMKPAIFALIVLVGFVLLFHDRIKPSDAAEAV, from the coding sequence ATGAATCCCGTCGTCCGAGTCCAGCTCTCGATCATGATGTTTCTCCAGTTCTTTGTCTGGGGAGCGTGGTATGTCACCGCACCGAACTTTTTGCAGACGATTGGGTTTGATGCCAGCGACTTGGGGAACACTTATTCGGTCGGCCCGATCGCGGGGTTGATCACGCCGCTGTTGGTGGGGCTGATCGCTGACCGTTTCTTCAGTGCTCAGAAAGTGTTGGCGATTTTGCACCTGTTGGGCGGTGGGATCCTGTTCGCCGCCGTGGCGGTCATGAAGGGCGAATCCCCGTCGCCATCGGTCCTGAACTGGGGATTCTTTATGGGTTACATGCTGACCTATTACCCCACACTGGCGCTGACCAACACGATCGCGATGAAGAACATGTCGAACCCGGAAACAGAGTTTCCAGGGATTCGAGTGTTGGGCACGATCGGTTGGATCGCGGCCGGCTTTGCATTGACGTTCACCGGGTTCGAAACCAACGCGGGAATGTTCTACATGGCGGCCGGTGCTGCGATCGCGCTGGGCGTCTTCAGCTTCTTTTTGCCCGATACTCCGCCCGTCCAGTCAGACGAAAAAATCAGTGTCCGCCAATTGTTCGGCTTGGATGCATTGGCCCTGTTGAAAGATCGCTCGTACGCGGTGTTCTTGATTTCATCGATGCTGATCTGCATCCCCTTGGCGTTCTATTACCAGATCGCCAGTCGCGTGGTGGAGCTGTCGCGATTGCCGATCGGCACGACCATGTCGTACGGCCAGATCTCCGAGATCGTGTTCATGCTGATCATGCCGTTCTTTTTCAAACGCTTGGGCGTCAAATGGATGTTGGCCATCGGGATGTTGGCTTGGGTGATCCGTTATGCCCTGTTCGCGGTCGGTGCGACGGACCAAATCCGTTGGATGATCATCGGCGGCATCATTCTGCACGGTATCTGTTACGACTTCTTCTTCGTGACCGGCCAGATCTATACGGATAAAAAAGCTCCGCCAGCGATGCGAGCTCAGGCACAAGGGTTGTTGGTCATGTTGACCTTGGGTCTAGGGATGATGATCGGTGCTCAGGTTGCTGGCCAGATCGAAGGGGAACACACCACCGACGAAGCCAAAGCGTTCAACGCCCAAGTGGTCGAAAAGACGCAAGCGATCACCGATGCCAACCTGCAGGGTGTACCGGAAGAAACCGTCGCGGCGCTCGTGGCCGAAAAGGACGAACTTCGCCATCAAGAACTCGCGGCGATCGAGTGGAAACAGTTGTGGATGAAGCCTGCGATCTTTGCTCTGATCGTCTTGGTTGGTTTTGTGCTGTTGTTCCATGATCGAATCAAACCATCGGATGCTGCCGAAGCGGTCTGA
- a CDS encoding PSP1 domain-containing protein, which produces MSESDAALDSVAGAADAAEYVVRCGSMRTLGVMKAKRAFRYGDEVIVRTDRGTEIGTVLCEATPTALDSMTEPTQGRIVRPVSDDDRSQWRHFEDKTAGDLKICQRCVDALRLKMELVDVERILGGERMVVYFLADERVDFRQLVRNLAKEFQTRIEMRQIGVRDEAKLLADYGDCGQPICCATFLSKMPPVSMKMAKLQKATLDPSKISGRCGRLKCCLRYEFDTYEALAKELPPPGSIVLTRDGNVTVIAQDILSGQLTVKTDDHRRIMIHSDDVISIIQRGEELGKPRRGRSRKPKSETTAETESEPNAKSASVARTESKPGTDRKAKAKPKPPSEPLG; this is translated from the coding sequence ATGAGTGAGTCTGACGCGGCGCTGGATTCGGTGGCTGGGGCCGCCGATGCGGCCGAGTACGTGGTTCGATGCGGTTCCATGCGGACGCTTGGAGTGATGAAGGCCAAGCGAGCGTTTCGATACGGTGACGAGGTGATCGTTCGAACCGATCGAGGAACCGAGATTGGGACGGTCCTGTGCGAGGCCACGCCGACGGCGCTCGATTCGATGACCGAACCGACTCAGGGCCGTATCGTTCGACCGGTGTCGGACGACGATCGGTCGCAGTGGCGTCATTTCGAAGACAAGACCGCCGGTGATCTGAAGATCTGCCAACGCTGTGTCGATGCGCTGCGATTGAAGATGGAATTGGTCGACGTCGAACGGATTCTGGGCGGCGAGCGGATGGTGGTCTATTTCCTGGCGGACGAACGCGTTGATTTCCGCCAACTGGTACGGAATCTGGCCAAAGAATTTCAGACTCGGATCGAAATGCGCCAGATCGGCGTCCGCGATGAAGCGAAATTGCTAGCAGATTACGGAGATTGCGGGCAACCGATCTGTTGCGCCACGTTCCTCAGCAAGATGCCGCCGGTGTCGATGAAAATGGCCAAACTTCAAAAGGCCACTTTGGATCCATCCAAGATTTCGGGACGTTGCGGTCGATTGAAATGCTGCTTACGTTACGAGTTCGATACCTACGAAGCATTGGCCAAAGAATTGCCGCCACCGGGCAGCATTGTGCTGACCCGCGACGGTAACGTGACGGTGATCGCTCAGGATATATTGTCCGGGCAACTGACTGTCAAAACGGACGATCACCGACGGATCATGATTCATTCGGACGATGTCATCAGCATCATTCAGCGTGGTGAAGAACTAGGCAAACCTAGACGCGGTCGAAGTCGCAAACCCAAGTCCGAAACGACGGCGGAAACCGAATCCGAGCCAAACGCGAAATCGGCATCCGTCGCTCGAACAGAATCCAAGCCAGGGACTGACCGAAAAGCGAAAGCAAAACCGAAACCACCGAGCGAACCGTTGGGGTAA
- a CDS encoding Minf_1886 family protein, which translates to MKSPLQAMRDLLVEDKRFKIEAYQFIRESLQYAHEHLSETAPSPREGEEFSDESDPNHVTGQQLCEACRQYALQQYGYLAKMVLANWGVHQTSDFGELVYNLIRIEQMRKSDSDRREDFHDVYCFDNAFEPEFEFVAKDDD; encoded by the coding sequence ATGAAGTCTCCATTGCAGGCGATGCGAGATCTGTTGGTCGAGGACAAACGATTCAAGATCGAAGCGTACCAGTTCATTCGCGAATCGCTCCAATACGCTCACGAACACTTGTCGGAAACGGCGCCTTCGCCGCGCGAGGGCGAAGAGTTCAGTGACGAGTCCGACCCGAATCACGTGACCGGACAACAGCTGTGCGAGGCGTGTCGCCAATACGCGCTGCAACAGTACGGTTACTTGGCCAAAATGGTGCTGGCCAATTGGGGAGTCCACCAAACCAGCGACTTTGGTGAGTTGGTCTATAATCTGATTCGCATCGAACAGATGCGGAAAAGCGATTCCGACCGCCGCGAGGACTTCCACGATGTTTACTGTTTCGATAATGCGTTCGAGCCCGAATTTGAATTCGTGGCCAAGGACGACGATTAA